From Streptomyces sp. CMB-StM0423, a single genomic window includes:
- a CDS encoding substrate-binding domain-containing protein, whose translation MLFGAAGVSAAAFLTSCTSNDDSDDDGGSEQQQANVSEDKPGKPVTIGFAGPEADHGWLNAINDNARSRAEKYEDVTLDITEGSNDTATQIGQVDSLINKKVDVLVILPADGKAMTQAGLKAMRAGIPVVNLDRIFNSPQAYRCWIGGDNYGMGLNAGRFIGEQLKGKENAKVVELAGLDNLELTQQRTKGFDDALKNYPNIEKVARQAAEFTVESGQRKMSDLLQAVPEFDAMWNHDDDQGVGVKRAIDQSGRDEFIMVGGAGSKAVMDSIKADDSVIKATVLYPPTMAASAIDLARALGQQKGVSGMAEFEIPASITLYSAVVSKDNIDQYLPTGFN comes from the coding sequence ATGCTCTTCGGTGCCGCCGGTGTCTCGGCTGCCGCGTTCCTCACCAGTTGCACCAGCAATGACGACAGTGACGACGACGGCGGCTCCGAGCAGCAGCAGGCCAACGTCTCCGAGGACAAGCCCGGCAAGCCGGTCACCATCGGCTTCGCGGGCCCGGAGGCCGACCACGGCTGGCTCAACGCCATCAACGACAACGCGCGCTCGCGCGCGGAGAAGTACGAGGACGTCACCCTCGACATCACCGAGGGCTCGAACGACACGGCCACCCAGATAGGCCAGGTCGACTCCCTGATCAACAAGAAGGTCGACGTCCTGGTCATCCTGCCGGCCGACGGCAAGGCGATGACGCAGGCGGGGCTGAAGGCCATGCGGGCCGGCATCCCCGTCGTCAACCTGGACCGGATCTTCAACAGCCCGCAGGCGTACCGCTGCTGGATCGGCGGCGACAACTACGGCATGGGCCTGAACGCCGGCCGGTTCATCGGCGAGCAGCTCAAGGGCAAGGAGAACGCGAAGGTCGTCGAGCTGGCCGGGCTCGACAACCTGGAGCTGACCCAGCAGCGCACGAAGGGCTTCGACGACGCGCTGAAGAACTACCCCAACATCGAGAAGGTGGCCCGGCAGGCCGCCGAGTTCACCGTCGAGTCGGGCCAGCGCAAGATGTCCGACCTGCTCCAGGCCGTGCCGGAGTTCGACGCCATGTGGAACCACGACGACGACCAGGGCGTCGGCGTCAAGCGCGCCATCGACCAGTCCGGCCGCGACGAGTTCATCATGGTCGGCGGCGCCGGTTCCAAGGCCGTGATGGACTCCATCAAGGCCGACGACTCGGTGATCAAGGCCACCGTCCTCTACCCGCCGACGATGGCCGCGTCCGCGATCGACCTCGCGCGCGCCCTCGGCCAGCAGAAGGGCGTCTCGGGCATGGCCGAGTTCGAGATCCCGGCGTCGATCACGCTGTACTCCGCCGTCGTGAGCAAGGACAACATCGACCAGTACCTGCCGACCGGCTTCAACTGA
- a CDS encoding sugar phosphate isomerase/epimerase family protein gives MPRSFTLFTGQWADLPLEEVCRLARDFGYDGLELACWGDHFEVDKALNEPGYLDGRHQLLEKYGLKCWAISNHLVGQAVCDHPIDERHQAILPARIWGDGEPEGVRQRAAAEIADTARAAAAFGVDTVVGFTGSSIWHLVAMFPPVPPHMIERGYQDFADRWNPILDVFDAEGVRFAHEVHPSEIAYDYWTTHRAMEAVGHRPAFGLNFDPSHFVWQDLDPVGFLWDFKDRIYHVDCKEARKRLDGRNGRLGSHLPWGDPRRGWDFVSAGHGDVPWEDVFRMLRSIDYAGPISVEWEDAGMDRLQGAPEALRALKALDFEPPQASFDAAFGGD, from the coding sequence ATGCCCCGGTCCTTCACCCTGTTCACCGGCCAGTGGGCGGATCTCCCCCTGGAGGAGGTCTGCCGGCTGGCCCGCGACTTCGGCTACGACGGCCTCGAACTCGCCTGCTGGGGCGACCACTTCGAGGTGGACAAGGCCCTGAACGAGCCCGGCTACCTCGACGGCCGCCACCAGTTGCTGGAGAAGTACGGCCTGAAGTGCTGGGCGATCTCCAACCACCTGGTGGGCCAGGCGGTCTGCGACCACCCCATCGACGAGCGCCACCAGGCCATCCTCCCGGCCCGGATCTGGGGCGACGGCGAGCCCGAGGGCGTCCGGCAGCGGGCCGCCGCCGAGATCGCCGACACCGCGCGGGCGGCGGCGGCCTTCGGCGTCGACACCGTCGTCGGCTTCACCGGCTCGTCGATCTGGCATCTGGTGGCGATGTTCCCGCCGGTCCCGCCGCACATGATCGAGCGCGGCTACCAGGACTTCGCCGACCGCTGGAACCCCATCCTCGACGTGTTCGACGCCGAGGGCGTGCGCTTCGCGCACGAGGTGCACCCGTCCGAGATCGCGTACGACTACTGGACGACGCACCGGGCGATGGAGGCGGTCGGCCACCGGCCCGCCTTCGGGCTGAACTTCGACCCCAGCCACTTCGTCTGGCAGGACCTCGACCCGGTCGGGTTCCTGTGGGACTTCAAGGACCGCATCTACCACGTGGACTGCAAGGAGGCCCGCAAGCGGCTCGACGGCCGCAACGGCCGGCTCGGCTCGCACCTGCCCTGGGGCGACCCGCGCCGCGGCTGGGACTTCGTCTCGGCAGGCCACGGCGACGTGCCGTGGGAGGACGTCTTCCGGATGCTCCGCTCGATCGATTACGCGGGGCCCATCTCGGTGGAGTGGGAGGACGCCGGCATGGACCGGCTGCAGGGTGCGCCGGAGGCGCTGCGGGCGCTCAAGGCGCTCGACTTCGAGCCTCCGCAGGCGTCGTTCGACGCCGCTTTCGGGGGCGACTGA
- a CDS encoding ABC transporter permease, with protein sequence MLSKSDSLSAPAPEKPRGNGNAAAWHSRLDFRLLALVGVLGLLVVVGALTKPDQFLDVDNFRLILTQSSAIGVVTIGVTLVIIGGGIDLSVGAIVALASVWATTQATQDYGLTGMLFCAIAVGIGCGLVNGVLIAYGSLVPFIATLAMLASARGFAEQMSDGQTQIVEVQGVLDLGNADARILGIPYLVLIFLGVSALGWVLLNRTTFGRRTVAVGGNPEAARLAGIDIKRQRLLLYALSGLCCGIAAFMLIVLAGSGQNTNGNLYELDAIAAAIIGGTLLSGGRGTIIGSVLGVVVFTTITNLFALNNVQSDVQKIAKGAIIVAAVLIQHHTSRKSSTQ encoded by the coding sequence GTGTTGAGCAAATCGGACTCGCTCTCCGCCCCGGCGCCGGAGAAGCCGAGGGGGAACGGCAACGCCGCCGCCTGGCACAGCCGTCTGGACTTCAGACTCCTGGCGCTGGTCGGCGTGCTCGGCCTGCTGGTCGTGGTCGGCGCCCTCACCAAACCCGACCAGTTCCTGGACGTCGACAACTTCCGGCTGATCCTCACCCAGTCGTCGGCGATCGGCGTGGTGACCATCGGCGTGACGCTGGTCATCATCGGCGGCGGCATCGACCTGTCGGTCGGCGCCATCGTCGCCCTCGCCTCGGTCTGGGCGACGACGCAGGCCACGCAGGACTACGGCCTGACGGGCATGCTCTTCTGCGCCATAGCCGTGGGCATAGGCTGCGGCCTGGTCAACGGCGTGCTCATCGCGTACGGCAGCCTCGTGCCGTTCATCGCCACGCTGGCCATGCTCGCCTCCGCGCGCGGCTTCGCCGAGCAGATGAGCGACGGCCAGACGCAGATCGTCGAGGTACAGGGGGTGCTGGACCTCGGGAACGCGGACGCCCGCATCCTCGGCATCCCGTACCTGGTGCTCATTTTCCTCGGCGTCTCCGCCCTGGGCTGGGTGCTGCTCAACCGCACCACCTTCGGCCGCCGCACCGTGGCGGTCGGCGGCAACCCCGAGGCCGCCCGGCTCGCCGGCATCGACATCAAGCGGCAGCGCCTGCTGCTGTACGCCCTGTCCGGGCTCTGCTGCGGCATCGCGGCGTTCATGCTCATCGTGCTCGCGGGCTCCGGCCAGAACACGAACGGCAACCTGTACGAACTGGACGCCATCGCGGCCGCGATCATCGGCGGCACCCTGCTCAGCGGCGGCCGGGGCACCATCATCGGCTCCGTGCTGGGCGTGGTCGTCTTCACCACCATTACCAACCTCTTCGCGCTCAACAACGTGCAAAGCGACGTACAGAAGATCGCCAAGGGCGCGATCATCGTCGCCGCCGTCCTTATCCAGCACCACACTTCGCGTAAATCCTCGACGCAATGA
- a CDS encoding sugar ABC transporter ATP-binding protein, which produces MAPTSDTPPTPATPLLTMTGITKSFPGVRALDGVDLDVVAGEVHCLLGQNGAGKSTLIKVLAGAHQPDEGTIVWQGDETALKSPVAAMRLGIATIYQELDLVMHLSVAENVFLGHERSSGGFIKAREAHTAAQDLLARLGHPEISASTIVGDLSAAGQQVVSMARALSHDVKLIVMDEPSAALDPDEVDNLFRIVADLTGQGVAVIYISHRLEEIRRIGDRVTVLKDGRAVARGLPAQSTSTNEIVTLMTGRNVAHVFPQRPEAPVAGKDPVLTLEGLAREGEFAPVDLRLAPGEIVGLAGLVGSGRSEILETVFGARKPTAGRVLVDGRPLRPGSVTAAVKAGIGLAPEERKSQALLMTESVSRNVSISSLTRFSTGGWLDRSGERSAARQAVRDLSLRPDNPDAPVRTLSGGNQQKAVLARWLLRDCRVLLLDEPTRGVDVGARAELYALIRRLADEGVAVLLVSSELPEVLGLADRVLVLREGQVVHTAPARDLDEHRVLDLVMEGTS; this is translated from the coding sequence ATGGCGCCTACGTCAGATACGCCGCCCACCCCCGCCACACCCCTGCTCACCATGACGGGGATCACCAAGTCCTTCCCCGGCGTCCGCGCGCTCGACGGCGTCGACCTCGACGTCGTGGCCGGCGAGGTGCACTGCCTGCTCGGCCAGAACGGCGCCGGCAAGTCCACCCTCATCAAGGTCCTGGCCGGCGCCCACCAGCCCGACGAGGGCACCATCGTCTGGCAGGGCGACGAGACCGCGCTGAAGTCGCCCGTCGCCGCCATGCGGCTGGGCATCGCCACCATCTACCAGGAACTCGACCTGGTGATGCACCTGTCGGTGGCGGAGAACGTCTTCCTCGGCCACGAGCGCTCCTCCGGCGGGTTCATCAAGGCCCGCGAGGCGCACACCGCCGCCCAGGACCTGCTGGCCCGGCTCGGCCACCCGGAGATCTCCGCGTCCACCATCGTCGGCGACCTCTCCGCCGCCGGCCAGCAGGTCGTCTCCATGGCCCGGGCGCTCTCCCACGACGTGAAGCTCATCGTCATGGACGAGCCGTCCGCCGCGCTCGACCCCGACGAGGTCGACAACCTCTTCCGGATCGTCGCCGACCTCACCGGGCAGGGCGTCGCCGTCATCTACATCTCCCACCGGCTGGAGGAGATCCGCCGGATAGGCGACCGCGTCACCGTGCTCAAGGACGGCCGCGCCGTCGCCCGCGGGCTGCCCGCGCAGAGCACGTCGACCAACGAGATCGTCACCCTGATGACCGGCCGCAACGTCGCGCACGTCTTCCCCCAGCGGCCCGAGGCGCCGGTCGCGGGCAAGGATCCCGTCCTCACCCTCGAAGGGCTCGCCAGGGAGGGCGAGTTCGCACCCGTGGACCTCAGGCTGGCCCCCGGCGAGATCGTCGGGCTCGCGGGCCTGGTCGGCTCCGGCCGCTCGGAGATCCTGGAGACCGTCTTCGGCGCCCGCAAGCCGACCGCCGGCCGGGTGCTGGTCGACGGCCGCCCGCTGCGCCCCGGGAGCGTCACCGCCGCCGTCAAGGCGGGCATCGGGCTGGCTCCCGAGGAGCGCAAGTCGCAGGCGCTGCTGATGACGGAGTCCGTCAGCCGCAACGTCTCCATCTCCTCGCTCACCCGCTTCTCCACCGGCGGCTGGCTGGACCGGTCGGGGGAGCGGTCCGCGGCGCGGCAGGCCGTACGCGACCTCTCGCTGCGTCCCGACAACCCCGACGCCCCCGTCCGCACGCTCTCCGGCGGCAACCAGCAGAAGGCCGTGCTCGCGCGCTGGCTGCTGCGCGACTGCCGGGTGCTGCTGCTGGACGAGCCCACCCGCGGCGTGGACGTCGGCGCCCGCGCCGAGTTGTACGCGCTCATCCGCAGGCTCGCCGACGAAGGCGTCGCGGTCCTGCTCGTCTCCAGCGAACTCCCCGAGGTCCTCGGCCTCGCCGACCGGGTCCTCGTACTCCGCGAGGGCCAGGTCGTGCACACCGCCCCGGCCCGGGATCTCGACGAGCACCGGGTGCTCGACCTCGTCATGGAAGGGACCTCGTAA
- a CDS encoding Gfo/Idh/MocA family protein, translating into MSHDTTAPALGVGMVGYAFMGAAHSQGWRTAARVFDLPLTPVMAAICGRDEDKVATAARKMGWAAAETDWRRLITRDDVQLVDVCTPGDSHAEIAIAALEAGKHVLCEKPLANTVAEAEAMADAAARARERGQLAMVGFNYRRVPALAYARELIARGRLGALRHVRVTYLQDWLVDPEFPLAWRMQREKAGSGALGDLGAHIVDLAQFLTGEPLVGVSAQTETFVKERPLPSAAEGLSGAAAGGGERGPVTVDDAALFTGRLASGALASFEVSRMAAGRKNALSVELNGEHGSLSFDLERLNELQLHDHAEPAETAGFRRVLVTEPEHPYLEAWWPPGHGLGYEHTFVHQARDLVHAIATGAQPAPSFADGLQVQRVLAAVEESAEKNAVFTPVVQAGQAT; encoded by the coding sequence ATGTCCCACGACACGACCGCACCCGCGCTCGGCGTCGGCATGGTCGGCTACGCGTTCATGGGGGCGGCCCATTCGCAGGGCTGGCGGACCGCCGCCCGGGTCTTCGACCTTCCGCTGACTCCCGTCATGGCCGCGATCTGCGGCCGCGACGAGGACAAGGTGGCCACGGCGGCCCGCAAGATGGGCTGGGCCGCCGCGGAGACCGACTGGCGCCGGCTCATCACCCGGGACGACGTGCAGCTCGTCGACGTCTGCACGCCGGGCGACAGCCACGCGGAGATCGCCATCGCCGCGCTGGAGGCGGGCAAGCACGTGCTGTGCGAGAAGCCGCTCGCCAACACCGTCGCCGAGGCCGAGGCGATGGCCGACGCCGCGGCGCGGGCGCGGGAGCGCGGGCAGCTCGCGATGGTCGGCTTCAACTACCGCCGGGTGCCGGCCCTGGCGTACGCGCGCGAGCTGATCGCCCGCGGCCGGCTGGGTGCGCTGCGGCACGTGCGTGTGACGTACCTGCAGGACTGGCTCGTCGACCCGGAGTTTCCGCTCGCCTGGCGGATGCAGCGGGAGAAGGCGGGCTCCGGGGCGCTCGGCGACCTCGGCGCGCACATCGTCGACCTGGCGCAGTTCCTCACCGGCGAGCCGCTGGTGGGCGTCTCGGCGCAGACCGAGACGTTCGTGAAGGAGCGGCCGCTGCCGTCCGCGGCGGAAGGGCTCTCCGGCGCGGCGGCCGGCGGCGGCGAGCGCGGTCCGGTCACGGTGGACGACGCCGCCCTGTTCACCGGCCGGTTGGCCTCGGGCGCGCTGGCGTCCTTCGAGGTCAGCCGGATGGCCGCGGGCCGCAAGAACGCCCTGTCGGTGGAGCTGAACGGCGAGCACGGCTCGCTCTCCTTCGACCTGGAGCGGCTGAACGAGCTGCAGTTGCACGACCACGCGGAGCCGGCCGAGACCGCCGGCTTCCGGCGGGTCCTGGTCACCGAGCCGGAGCACCCGTACCTGGAGGCGTGGTGGCCGCCGGGCCACGGCCTCGGGTACGAGCACACCTTCGTGCACCAGGCCCGCGACCTCGTCCACGCCATCGCCACCGGCGCGCAGCCCGCGCCGTCCTTCGCCGACGGGCTGCAGGTCCAGCGGGTGCTGGCGGCCGTGGAGGAGAGCGCGGAGAAGAACGCCGTCTTCACGCCCGTGGTGCAAGCCGGCCAAGCCACCTGA